The Polypterus senegalus isolate Bchr_013 chromosome 1, ASM1683550v1, whole genome shotgun sequence genome includes a window with the following:
- the LOC120543294 gene encoding free fatty acid receptor 4-like yields the protein MKPHSSPFLNFANFSYFYFFSDFKTTQRILITSLETAALSFVLLVALVGNLGAIALLVRGRLLVNKHCFVLNLFVADLLFVSAIPLIISVRWTESWILGVPACHLLLYVMSISACVTIATLATISLERMHAILHLEMVPVFNGKFVLSALAFIWLSSAFTSLPFCLFFHVITVTVHGKKVQICTMMWPNVPGEIFWEITFTSLDFVIPGLIIIISYVKILQIKRSSRERLQCRTENRILVSRKDLKLFRTLLLLMVSFFLTWSPIFITMFLILLRNFQSGLLVSSSLFFWVVVFTFSSTILNPLLYGVSHFRAKQFRSFCCFMVVPRCKISNMVNIQEIPQLPQERIT from the exons ATGAAACCTCATTCCTCTCCGTTTCTTAACTTTGCcaacttttcatatttttattttttttctgacttcaAGACAACACAGAGGATCTTGATCACTTCCCTGGAAACTGCAGCCCTCAGTTTTGTGCTTCTAGTCGCACTCGTTGGGAACCTTGGCGCCATAGCTCTGCTCGTCAGGGGCCGGCTGCTGGTTAACAAACACTGCTTTGTGCTGAACCTGTTCGTCGCCGACCTCCTCTTTGTCAGCGCAATTCCTCTCATAATCAGTGTCCGCTGGACCGAGTCTTGGATACTGGGGGTCCCAGCGTGCCACTTGCTCCTCTATGTCATGAGTATCAGTGCCTGTGTCACAATCGCCACCTTAGCCACCATCAGCCTGGAAAGAATGCATGCCATCCTACACCTTGAGATGGTGCCAGTGTTTAATGGAAAGTTCGTGTTGAGTGCCCTGGCCTTTATTTGGTTGTCTTCAGCTTTTACCTCTCTGCCATTCTGCTTGTTTTTCCATGTGATTACTGTTACAGTTCATGGCAAG AAAGTGCAGATTTGTACAATGATGTGGCCAAATGTGCCAGGAGAAATTTTTTGGGAAATTACATTTACCAGCCTGGATTTTGTGATTCCCGGATTAATCATCATTATTAGCTATGTCAAGATTTTGCAG ATTAAGAGATCTTCACGAGAAAGACTGCAGTGTCGCACAGAAAATCGCATTCTGGTATCCAGGAAAGACTTAAAACTTTTCCGAACTTTACTTCTGCTAATGGTTTCCTTCTTTCTAACTTGGAGCCCAATATTCATCACAATGTTTCTGATTCTGCTGCGGAACTTTCAGAGCGGCCTCCTCGTTTCTTCCTCACTCTTCTTCTGGGTTGTCGTCTTTACTTTCTCCAGCACCATTTTGAACCCGCTTTTGTACGGCGTCAGTCACTTCAGGGCCAAGCAGTTTCGTTCTTTTTGCTGCTTTATGGTGGTTCCCAGATGTAAGATTTCTAATATGGTCAACATTCAAGAAATCCCGCAACTGCCGCAGGAACGAATAACCTGA